Genomic segment of Sphingopyxis lindanitolerans:
CGGCCGCGCCGTCGGTCCCGCGCCGCATCCCGCTGGTGTAGCGGACGCCGCCGGCGACCTCGAGACCGAAGGGCGCGCGATAGCTCGTCCACGACGAGAAGCTGTCGTCGGGCGAATAGGTCAGGCCATCGCTGCCATCGACCGCGACGGCGCTGCCGTTGGTGACCTTGGTTTTCTGATGCGCGTATCCGGCGGAGATCGACCAGGCGTCGGTGATGTTGCCGACCGCCGACAGTTCGACGCCGCGCACCCGCTTCGATCCGCTCTGGATGTCGGAGGGGTCGGCGGCGTTGACTTCGTTCAGCACCTTGGTCTGGAAGATCGCGGCGTTGATCGCGAGCGCACCGCCCAGCACGTCCCACTTCACGCCGGCTTCGATCGTCTTGGCCTTTTGCGGCGCGAAGTCGGGGTTGTTGGTGCTGTCGCCGGCCGCCAGGGTGAAATTATCGCCGCCCGGAGGCTGCTGCGACAGCGCATAATTCACATACAGGCTGACCGGCTCGCTCGGCTTGAGCACCGCGCCCAGTTTCCAGTTGAACAGCGTGTCCTTGGCCTTCAGGTCGGCGGTGGTGACGATCGAGCCGACGGGGGCGGTGCCGCACGGCACGGCGCCGCGGCCGGTGCCGTTGTTGCAAATGGCCGTGTTGACATAGGTCGTCTTGTAATGGTCGATGCGCACGCCGCCGGTCACCAGCAGCAGCCCGTCGAAGAATTTCGCGGTGTCGAAGGCATAGAGGGCCAGCGTATTCGTCTTGCCACGTCCGGCCGTGCCGTTGCGCGAATAGGTGTAATCGCTCGTGTCGTTCCAGTCGGGGTTGTAAAGGTTCGCGACCGGCAGCGTGCCCGTGGAACTGTGGCCGTAGAGGACCTGCTTCTCGCCCGTGATCTCGGCACCGATGCTCAGATTATGCTCGACTGCTCCCGTCGCGAAATCGGCCCGCAGGTTGAGCTGATTGGTCAGGATGCGGTTTCGCGCTTCGCGGATCGTGGGGTTGCCGCGGGTTATCGTGTAGGCGGAAAGGTCGTCGGGATCGGCGGGATTGCCGACGATATTGGCGCCCGTCGACATGAAGGCGGTCAGCAGATAATCCTGCTTCGTCTCGCCCACGCGCGCGACGTTCGACAGCCGGACATTGTCCGAAAAATCATGTTCGATGATCAGCGTCGCCATCTGCGCCTTCACATCGTCATGGTCCTTGCGCGTGCCATAGAAATTCTCCGAATCGACGCGGTGGCCGACCAGCGGCTCCAATCCGGGCTGGGGTTCCCAGCCGGGAAGGGCGATCGTCGGGACATAGCCGTCGGGAATATTGTCCTGGTCGATATAAAGCAGGTTCAGCCAGGCGCGGGTCGCGGTGTCGAGCCCGAGGCCGAGCGAGGCGGCAAGGCCGAGCCGCTGGTTATTGACATGGTCGCGGCCCGGAACGTCGCTGTCCTGCCACAGCATGTTGAGCCGCAGCGCGCTGTTGCTGAGGCCGCCGAGCGTCTGGTTGACATCGGCGGTAATCCGCTTCTGCCCGTCGACCCCGACCGACAGCGTGCCCGACAGCGCGCTTTCGAGCGAAGCCCGCTTGCTCACCAGATTGATCGCGCCGGTCGGCGCGGTGCGGCCGTTGTCGGTGCCCGCCGGTCCTTTCTGGACCTCGACCGCATCGGTGTTGAAAATATCGCGCGAGACCGATCCCAGATCGCGGATGCCGTCGACGAAGATGCTGTTCGACGTGTCGAAGCCGCGCATCCGGATCGCATCGCCGCTCGTCGTATTGCCGTTTTCGCCGGCATAGAAGGTGCCGACGCCGGGGCTGTTGCGCAGCACTTCGGTCAGCGTCGTCGCGCCCTGTTCGTTGAACAATTCCTTGTTGATGATCTGGATGGTCTGCGGCGTGTCGCGCAGGGGCTGGGTGAATTTGGGAGAGGAAGGCTTGTCGACCTTGTAGCCGTCGACGATGATGGCGGTGTCGGTGACCGTGACGCCGCCGAGCACCGGCTGCTTCGCCTCTTGTCCGCCATCCTGCGCGGCCGCGGGAGAGGCGGCGAGGCCGAAGCATGTCAGCGCCAGATAGGCCGGAGCCGCCGCCGACATGGTTTCGCGCAGACGCAAGAATGACATGGATTTCCCCTTATTCGATTGAAGATCGTGACGGAAATGCCGCTATTGAGAGTCGTTCGCACTGTCAATGCTTATTGATAATCATTCGCGATATTGTCGCTATTTTGTCGCAAGAGCGATCGAGGCCATCGCCGGGGAGCCGAAAAGGGGACCGCCGCTATTTTCCTCCGCACCGCCCGTGCCGAAGGCCGCTTCGTTTTCCGACAGATCGACCTTCGTCCCAGTCCAAGACAGCCCGTGCGCGGTGCCTCAAAAGATCGCGTCGATGAAAGGGGCCGTCTGATGTGGAGCATGCGCAGTCCGGTGCGAACGGGGCTGATCTGGGCCAGCGTGCCGCTGATCGGTCTGATGCTTGCGGTGGGGTTGGCCATGCTGGCGGATTGGCTGCTCCGTCCCTCCTATCCCGACACGACCCAATTTTCCTCGACGACCGAGACGCTCATCGCGCTACCCGGAGCGCTGGCGGGCGCGCTGTTTTTCCTCAGCCTGTTCGTGGCGCCTTCCTATCTGGCGAGCGCATGGCACGCATGGCGGCAGATGAAACGCCTCCAGGAACCGGGAGGCGCGAACTGCATCGCCGAATGGACGGTGGATGCGTCCGCCTGGCGGCGGTTCCAGGCCGAGCTTCGCAAAGGGCGCGACAAGGACAGCGACAGCGCCCTTTCAAAGACGGCGCTGTCGCTTTGCGATCTCGCCGCGTCATCAACCGGGATCGATATCCGCGTCGGCCCCGAATCGGTCCTGGTCGGCGAACATTATGTCTCGTTGCGCGGCGGCCTGAGCGAGGTGACGCAAGCCGATTTCGAGTCCATCCCCTCGCTCTCCGGCCCCGATTATCTGGCTTTCCTGTCGGTGATCGAGGGGCATTCGCGTTCGCTCGGCTCCTATGCGATCGAGGAAATCGGGCTGATCGTGCCGGTGCCGCCGACCGCACGCGCCGCGATGCAGCAAGTCGTCGATCATTTCACGCCGGAGGCGATCGCGGCGCTTCATGCTCGCGATCGGCGGCGGGCGCGGGCGGGGTGTCTGCTCAACCTGACGCTGCTGGCCGTCAGCCTTGCCATGATCGCGGCGTCCGCCCTCTTCGATGCCTATCAAATCGGCTGGTACGGATTGATCCTGTTTGCCGTGTGGCTCGCGTGGCTGGCCTATTATCTCGTCCAGGCGCTTATCGCGATGATCGCCGGCTTCGGTCCCATGATCGCGATGCTGCGCCGCGCATCGCGATCATAACGGACGATAGTCCGGCTCCAGCGCGCGACGGGCCGCTGCATCCCCATTCGCATTCCTTATTGCGAGGGAACAGAGGCCAAGGAGGTTAAGCGCCAAGGATGGGCTATGTCACGCGCCGGGACCAGCCGATGCCCCCGCGCGTTCGCGCGCTCGCGTCAGGGCTTGCCCAGCCCCGGTCAGCGAAAAGCGGGCTTCGCCGAATTCGCCCGAATCGAGGGGGAAGGCGATGCCCAGGTCGCCGCCGCCCGCGATGACCTCTGCCAATCCCTCATCGAGGGGGAGGGTGAAGGCGTGATATTCGCCGATTTTCGCACAATGCAGCCGGACGGCGAAGGCGGGGGTTCGCGAACCGATCAGGAGGGCGGGATATTCGCGCCCCTCCTCGCAGAGGATCTTGGGGTTGAAGAAGGCATCGCATGTCGATCGGTCGCACACGA
This window contains:
- a CDS encoding catecholate siderophore receptor Fiu; translated protein: MSFLRLRETMSAAAPAYLALTCFGLAASPAAAQDGGQEAKQPVLGGVTVTDTAIIVDGYKVDKPSSPKFTQPLRDTPQTIQIINKELFNEQGATTLTEVLRNSPGVGTFYAGENGNTTSGDAIRMRGFDTSNSIFVDGIRDLGSVSRDIFNTDAVEVQKGPAGTDNGRTAPTGAINLVSKRASLESALSGTLSVGVDGQKRITADVNQTLGGLSNSALRLNMLWQDSDVPGRDHVNNQRLGLAASLGLGLDTATRAWLNLLYIDQDNIPDGYVPTIALPGWEPQPGLEPLVGHRVDSENFYGTRKDHDDVKAQMATLIIEHDFSDNVRLSNVARVGETKQDYLLTAFMSTGANIVGNPADPDDLSAYTITRGNPTIREARNRILTNQLNLRADFATGAVEHNLSIGAEITGEKQVLYGHSSTGTLPVANLYNPDWNDTSDYTYSRNGTAGRGKTNTLALYAFDTAKFFDGLLLVTGGVRIDHYKTTYVNTAICNNGTGRGAVPCGTAPVGSIVTTADLKAKDTLFNWKLGAVLKPSEPVSLYVNYALSQQPPGGDNFTLAAGDSTNNPDFAPQKAKTIEAGVKWDVLGGALAINAAIFQTKVLNEVNAADPSDIQSGSKRVRGVELSAVGNITDAWSISAGYAHQKTKVTNGSAVAVDGSDGLTYSPDDSFSSWTSYRAPFGLEVAGGVRYTSGMRRGTDGAAGTPPRTHGYTVVDALLGYAVNDHVKLRLNAYNLFDKDYVAAINKSGYRYTPGQPQTFLFSADFRF